Proteins found in one Triticum aestivum cultivar Chinese Spring chromosome 4D, IWGSC CS RefSeq v2.1, whole genome shotgun sequence genomic segment:
- the LOC123097971 gene encoding protein ENDOPLASMIC RETICULUM-ARRESTED PEN3: METSAAGAGRPGGGGKSGTAKQLNVGGKLFALEASSLSLSLSLDPSPTPTFVDRDPALLSALLSAIRAPSSPPAFPARVLLDEALFYGLHAQLLAALSPPPLLGFSASLASTLSPASEPFPTALAAHHDGSFCLAHGAGQLTYYSPALDRLTTFRTHLHRATSIRLLPSSLAVVGSSSSPGLHVYDLLEGWHVASVEWSDPTDLRVLKAKVIAIAARPPADAADTNSPILATFECPHRENCILAIDPVTLKPIQEIGRQSGSAAKSSSPDRLVHLQELGLVFASSVSSGAFGYSGYMRLWDIRSGNVVWETSEPGGSGRSSRFGDPFSDADVDVKQLMLYKVCSKSGDIGVADLRRLDNDPWVYMSSGPKGSGGGHGSVLHCYKSQVFVSRKDGLEVWSRLEEQRDDTCNFPEQPGAKETLDRKGINENSFRSSYVDTEEDSKRGMIEMMEGGGDRLFVTREDMPVVEVWESSHLAGAISLA, from the coding sequence ATGGAGACCAGCGCCGCCGGCGCCGGCCGACCAGGCGGAGGAGGCAAGAGCGGCACGGCGAAGCAGCTAAACGTGGGGGGCAAACTCTTTGCCCTGGAGGcaagctccctctccctctccctctccctcgatccctcCCCAACCCCAACTTTCGTGGACCGCGACCCCGCTCTCCTCTCCGCTCTCCTCTCCGCCATCCGTGcgccctcctccccgccggccttcCCCGCCCGGGTCCTCCTCGACGAGGCCCTCTTCTACGGCCTCCACGCCCAGCTCCTCGCCGCGCTCTCCCCTCCGCCCCTCCTCGGCTTCTCCGCGTCCCTCGCGTCCACACTGTCCCCCGCCTCCGAGCCCTTCCCCACCGCGCTCGCCGCGCACCACGACGGCTCCTTCTGCCTCGCCCACGGCGCCGGTCAGCTCACCTACTACTCCCCGGCGCTGGACCGTCTCACCACCTTCCGCACCCACCTCCACCGCGCCACCTCCATCAGGCTGCTGCCCTCCAGCCTCGCCGTTGTCGGGTCCAGCTCCTCCCCCGGGCTCCATGTGTACGACCTCCTCGAAGGCTGGCACGTCGCCTCCGTTGAATGGTCAGACCCGACCGACCTACGCGTCCTCAAAGCGAAGGTCATCGCCATCGCCGCCCGTCCTCCTGCTGATGCCGCTGACACAAATTCACCGATCCTCGCTACATTCGAGTGCCCACACCGGGAGAACTGCATCCTGGCGATTGACCCTGTAACTCTTAAGCCCATACAGGAGATTGGCCGGCAAAGTGGGAGTGCGGCTAAGTCATCTTCGCCGGATCGACTAGTGCACCTGCAGGAGCTTGGGCTGGTGTTTGCTTCATCTGTGAGCTCGGGGGCATTTGGCTATTCTGGGTACATGAGGCTGTGGGACATTCGATCTGGGAATGTGGTCTGGGAGACAAGCGAGCCAGGGGGATCCGGAAGAAGCAGCAGGTTTGGTGATCCGTTTTCAGATGCAGATGTGGACGTGAAGCAGCTGATGCTCTACAAGGTGTGCTCAAAATCAGGAGATATTGGAGTTGCAGACCTGAGGCGCCTCGATAACGACCCTTGGGTGTACATGTCATCAGGACCAAAGGGGAGTGGAGGGGGTCATGGCAGTGTTCTGCATTGCTACAAGTCCCAGGTGTTTGTCAGCCGGAAGGATGGATTGGAGGTTTGGTCCAGACTGGAAGAACAACGAGATGACACATGCAACTTTCCGGAGCAACCGGGAGCAAAGGAGACACTTGACAGAAAAGGAATTAATGAAAATAGTTTCAGAAGCAGCTATGTGGATACCGAAGAGGATTCTAAGCGTGGAATGATAGAGATGATGGAAGGCGGCGGAGACCGCTTATTTGTGACCAGAGAAGACATGCCAGTTGTGGAAGTGTGGGAGAGTTCCCACCTAGCCGGTGCTATCTCTCTGGCATAG